Proteins encoded in a region of the Alphaproteobacteria bacterium genome:
- a CDS encoding ankyrin repeat domain-containing protein: protein MKQLIVVSMHLIIQYVAKFLAVISLIALFASSALALDKQDEDLIYEANFGEPATVEALLKAGANPNAIGEDKWPVISLASMRADQKAFDTVKLLVEAGADLNVRDPNGETPLMNAISINNPDMVKYMIEEGADFHAVNANGRNVKLFAEHYGNEDVVFLIEEALRLEKKRMRDGRSRKRMYKKLDDYIYYNCAMQYISYNQAVGIYPKSQSGKTERLLADVVAKIGNAQMDLMYDFRMEERALTKIAKDTQNLIFGDLEALISNRNRMKYGVGKDSDLDKRCKEILEKWRVAYQQYENQDTHKE, encoded by the coding sequence TTGAAACAACTTATAGTGGTATCTATGCATCTGATAATTCAATATGTTGCTAAATTTTTAGCTGTTATCTCGTTAATCGCTTTGTTTGCATCCTCAGCCTTGGCACTTGACAAGCAAGACGAAGATTTGATCTATGAGGCTAATTTTGGTGAGCCAGCTACGGTTGAAGCGCTTTTGAAAGCAGGTGCCAATCCCAACGCTATAGGTGAAGATAAATGGCCGGTAATTTCCCTTGCATCTATGCGTGCGGATCAAAAAGCTTTCGATACTGTAAAGCTTTTGGTAGAGGCCGGAGCAGACCTGAATGTGCGCGACCCTAACGGCGAAACACCGCTTATGAATGCCATTTCAATCAATAATCCGGATATGGTTAAATATATGATCGAAGAAGGTGCAGATTTTCATGCGGTAAATGCCAATGGTCGTAATGTGAAATTATTTGCTGAACATTATGGTAATGAGGATGTTGTCTTCTTAATAGAAGAAGCGCTACGCCTCGAGAAAAAACGTATGCGCGATGGTCGTAGCCGCAAGCGCATGTATAAAAAGCTTGATGACTACATTTATTATAACTGCGCCATGCAATACATTTCGTATAATCAAGCAGTTGGAATATATCCCAAATCTCAATCTGGCAAAACCGAGCGCTTGCTTGCTGATGTGGTGGCAAAAATCGGCAATGCACAAATGGATCTGATGTATGATTTCCGCATGGAAGAAAGAGCATTAACCAAAATAGCAAAAGACACGCAAAATCTTATTTTTGGCGACTTAGAAGCGCTTATTTCTAACCGTAACCGCATGAAATATGGTGTGGGCAAAGATTCGGATTTAGATAAGCGTTGCAAAGAAATTTTGGAAAAATGGCGCGTTGCGTATCAGCAATATGAAAACCAAGACACGCATAAAGAATAA
- the ccmE gene encoding cytochrome c maturation protein CcmE encodes MTPKRQRLIFAIFGIGLLTASTLLIMNAFNEHLVFFYTPSDLHTAPATPSSQLVRIGGLVEEDSVTQTDTTINFVITDLSATLPVTYVGTPPALFREGQGVVAEGYVESNRLRATKLLAKHDENYMPPEVAEALRKSGRWKQPVPGKAQSESPIQPATAAP; translated from the coding sequence ATGACACCTAAACGTCAGCGTTTAATATTTGCCATTTTTGGTATTGGCTTACTCACCGCCTCTACCTTATTGATAATGAACGCATTTAATGAGCATTTGGTTTTTTTCTATACTCCCTCCGATTTGCATACGGCTCCTGCTACACCATCTTCACAACTTGTGCGTATAGGTGGATTGGTAGAAGAAGACTCTGTGACACAAACGGATACTACAATAAATTTTGTCATTACTGATCTTTCTGCCACCCTGCCCGTAACTTATGTCGGCACTCCGCCGGCGCTGTTTCGTGAGGGGCAAGGAGTCGTAGCAGAAGGATATGTTGAAAGTAACCGCCTACGTGCCACAAAGCTTTTGGCAAAGCATGACGAAAATTATATGCCACCGGAAGTAGCAGAAGCCTTGCGTAAATCTGGCAGATGGAAGCAGCCTGTGCCGGGTAAAGCGCAGTCAGAATCTCCAATACAACCAGCTACGGCAGCACCATGA
- a CDS encoding heme lyase CcmF/NrfE family subunit produces the protein MIAEIANALLCLATFAALAQWGLGGYGILRNLHVPDLTRRLTLVQFALITVSFGLLMTLYIISDFSVMNVYENSHSTMPLLYKITGSWGNHEGSMLLWLWVLSAYGVAYAYVRPSVDFDKPVAFYCTVLTIVAFVAFGLLLFILLTSNPFLRIADVPIEGRELNPLLQDIGLAMHPPLLYLGYVGFVMVFAIAIAALVVQQDINSLWAVHVRPWALLAWSLLTAGIGLGSWWAYRELGWGGWWFWDPVENVSLLPWLSATALIHCLLVLTKRPILQNWTLLLAIFTFTFSLLGTFLVRSGLLTSVHSFASDPTRGLYILSFIALLTLGSLAIYAVRYPRANAPDFVPLSREGGIMVNNLLLVVLCATILLGIIYPLLMQIFTMPSVSVGAPYYNTVVVPICVPLLILAGLTPLISWRQASWKASLRLVKHSVMVTLLVAVGAWLLQGNILSNLYHTPMALFIGIAGVWMLGATLSYGKKLLRSVNRPALSQYGMLLAHGGLAVFAIAAACATVGRVEAEHKMIVNDKIVVEGYEIELAELEPMQYENYMRTRATLHVTSLNNQTAITLTPEMRYYPTRQMETSESSIFVSMQHDLYTAVATGTNLGNSSKKQDFIVLRVYIIPAMWWLWLGFLSVAMGGLIAAAAYFHKSHRFSYQGSG, from the coding sequence ATGATAGCAGAAATTGCTAATGCACTGCTGTGCCTCGCTACGTTTGCCGCACTTGCGCAATGGGGATTGGGGGGCTATGGGATACTGCGCAATCTTCATGTTCCTGATCTGACGCGACGCTTGACGCTGGTGCAGTTTGCATTGATTACGGTATCGTTTGGGTTGCTTATGACCCTTTACATTATCTCTGATTTTAGTGTGATGAATGTTTATGAAAATTCGCACAGCACGATGCCATTGCTATATAAAATCACCGGGAGCTGGGGTAACCACGAAGGCTCTATGCTGCTTTGGCTGTGGGTATTGAGCGCCTATGGCGTAGCTTATGCTTATGTGCGCCCATCAGTAGATTTTGATAAACCGGTGGCGTTTTATTGCACAGTGTTAACAATTGTGGCGTTTGTAGCTTTTGGATTACTCTTGTTTATCCTCCTTACATCGAATCCATTCTTGCGTATAGCTGATGTGCCAATTGAAGGGCGCGAGCTTAATCCATTATTGCAGGATATTGGTCTGGCAATGCATCCTCCCTTGCTATATCTGGGTTATGTGGGCTTTGTAATGGTGTTTGCCATTGCTATTGCTGCATTGGTTGTGCAACAGGATATCAATAGCTTATGGGCGGTACATGTTCGTCCGTGGGCGCTCTTGGCATGGAGCTTACTCACTGCAGGTATCGGCCTTGGTAGTTGGTGGGCATATCGCGAATTAGGCTGGGGCGGTTGGTGGTTCTGGGATCCGGTAGAAAATGTATCTTTATTGCCGTGGCTGTCTGCTACCGCATTAATTCACTGCCTATTAGTGTTAACGAAACGTCCTATTTTGCAAAACTGGACATTACTGCTGGCGATATTTACTTTCACCTTCAGCTTGCTGGGTACATTTTTGGTACGCTCCGGCTTGCTAACTTCGGTGCATAGTTTTGCTAGCGATCCTACCCGTGGATTATACATACTATCATTTATCGCACTACTAACCCTTGGCAGCCTTGCTATTTACGCTGTGCGTTATCCACGTGCTAATGCGCCGGATTTTGTGCCCCTATCTCGTGAGGGAGGGATTATGGTCAATAACCTGCTATTGGTAGTGCTTTGCGCTACTATATTGCTGGGTATCATTTATCCCCTGCTCATGCAAATTTTTACTATGCCCTCGGTTTCGGTGGGCGCACCATATTATAATACAGTGGTGGTGCCTATTTGTGTGCCATTATTGATTCTGGCAGGCTTAACCCCCTTAATTTCATGGCGACAGGCAAGCTGGAAGGCCTCGCTACGTTTAGTGAAACATAGCGTTATGGTGACGCTTTTGGTGGCGGTTGGCGCATGGCTGTTGCAGGGGAACATATTAAGCAATCTCTATCATACTCCAATGGCATTATTTATAGGCATTGCAGGAGTGTGGATGCTTGGCGCAACCCTAAGCTATGGAAAAAAGTTATTGCGTAGTGTCAATCGCCCTGCCCTAAGCCAATACGGAATGCTGCTGGCACATGGTGGCTTGGCAGTTTTTGCAATCGCCGCCGCGTGCGCTACCGTGGGTCGTGTGGAGGCCGAACACAAGATGATAGTGAATGATAAAATTGTGGTGGAGGGTTATGAAATCGAACTTGCAGAGCTAGAGCCTATGCAATACGAAAACTATATGCGTACCCGCGCCACACTTCATGTAACAAGTCTGAACAACCAAACTGCAATTACCTTAACCCCTGAAATGCGCTACTATCCAACGCGACAGATGGAAACATCGGAGTCCTCTATTTTTGTAAGTATGCAGCACGATTTGTATACGGCGGTTGCAACAGGCACCAATTTAGGCAATAGTAGTAAAAAGCAAGATTTTATCGTTTTGCGTGTGTATATTATTCCTGCAATGTGGTGGTTATGGCTGGGTTTTCTTTCTGTAGCAATGGGCGGTTTAATTGCAGCGGCAGCTTATTTCCATAAATCACATCGCTTTTCATATCAAGGTTCAGGCTAG
- a CDS encoding redoxin family protein has translation MLLRIFQEQAPELSAGLYLDPMLDKPIPALSLAPLHNTDRPLNLAELKGEPYLFNVFASWCSMCQLEHEELKKLKEKTGLPLYGMAWKDNPEDTKIWLNRFGNIYDAVGTDIHGKAAIELGLTGSPETYLVDKNGIIIAINRGVLAEVIANHRFLPALLEAQQEGAI, from the coding sequence ATGTTACTACGTATATTTCAAGAGCAAGCGCCCGAATTGAGTGCTGGGCTATATCTTGACCCCATGCTAGATAAACCTATCCCTGCATTATCTCTTGCGCCACTTCACAATACCGATCGCCCACTTAATTTGGCTGAGCTTAAAGGCGAGCCATATTTGTTCAACGTGTTTGCTTCCTGGTGCTCTATGTGCCAACTTGAGCACGAAGAATTAAAAAAGCTTAAAGAAAAAACCGGATTGCCTCTTTATGGCATGGCGTGGAAAGATAATCCCGAAGATACGAAAATTTGGTTGAATCGTTTTGGTAATATTTATGATGCCGTTGGTACGGATATACATGGTAAAGCCGCAATAGAACTTGGCCTTACGGGTTCACCCGAAACATATTTGGTAGATAAGAATGGCATAATCATCGCAATTAACCGCGGTGTGTTAGCCGAGGTAATTGCAAATCACCGGTTTTTACCGGCGCTGCTAGAAGCACAACAAGAAGGCGCTATATGA
- a CDS encoding cytochrome c-type biogenesis protein CcmH translates to MIRLLMITWLCIAAFPVSAQVTQSETALTDSSQEQRARALFRELRCEVCDGQTIADSNAGLAQDMRILVRDKLREGQSDEAILGFFSERYGQDILMRPPMNSETAPLWLAPIFVLLMGGWFIIRYFARKKQSHF, encoded by the coding sequence ATGATACGATTGTTAATGATTACATGGCTTTGCATTGCCGCCTTCCCAGTGTCGGCACAAGTTACGCAATCGGAAACGGCTCTCACTGACAGCTCACAAGAGCAACGCGCTAGAGCATTGTTTCGTGAGCTGCGTTGCGAAGTTTGCGATGGACAAACCATTGCTGATTCTAACGCGGGGCTAGCACAGGATATGCGCATACTCGTGCGTGATAAGCTGCGCGAAGGACAAAGCGATGAGGCCATTTTAGGCTTTTTTTCCGAACGTTATGGGCAAGATATTCTAATGCGTCCACCTATGAATAGCGAAACGGCTCCCTTGTGGCTGGCGCCAATTTTCGTGTTGCTTATGGGTGGATGGTTTATTATTCGCTATTTCGCCCGTAAAAAGCAGTCGCATTTCTAA